One genomic window of Rhizomicrobium sp. includes the following:
- a CDS encoding AsmA family protein, with protein MNRRFLLIFLGGLAALVAVAVAAVPFVVPTGAVRGEIEQRVSQATGRAFKIEGGLAFTLFPALGFTAHHVTLANMPGGRAPHLAEIDVLRIGVKLLPLLSGRIEADEIECDRPLLALEVARDGRANWELRPGRGAEAGTGVAVKTAFAGIAVSDGTVTYDNARLGSRREIDHLSARVALTRLDRPAGVSGAFAFRGRRLNYSLSAATTQTLLAGKGTRVTVAIASDFLNAGFFGAIGSDGLISGTGSLRTPSLKDVAAWLGRPASAGAGLGPLDIRAAVAVHDRSASLTNIAAKIDGMTVSGYLDADLRAPVPAVNGVLSVDRLDLNTYLRGGPPAPGAPKAPAPIRPPGGGWSKTAINLDLLKLMNGRLTLNVGRLDVLHLKLGKTVIAATLAGGSMTATMSPMQLYGGTGAATLIVDARAAAPLVANKLVFSNIAFGPFLADTIGVDKIDGRGTIMLDVTSKGASPDAIMRGLSGKGSVVIGHGSVRGVDMGMVARTVTTILSAGATGTSAATDFDRFGGSFTIANGILTNNDLKLSSPFINMTGAGHLDLGNQTIAYRIEPKASIGGKLNLLDVGVPFAITGSWSHLRYVPDLAGAVSGLIGSVLGKGTAPIEGLLDGLAGPPAGTKKKSKSVGDTLKGMFGIH; from the coding sequence ATGAATCGTCGATTTCTCCTCATTTTTCTGGGCGGACTGGCCGCGCTGGTCGCGGTCGCCGTCGCGGCCGTTCCTTTCGTCGTGCCGACCGGCGCGGTTCGCGGCGAGATCGAGCAGCGCGTCAGCCAGGCGACGGGCCGCGCCTTCAAGATCGAGGGCGGCCTCGCCTTCACGCTGTTTCCGGCGCTGGGGTTCACCGCGCATCATGTGACGCTGGCGAACATGCCCGGCGGGCGCGCGCCGCATCTGGCGGAGATCGACGTGCTGCGCATCGGCGTCAAGCTGCTGCCGCTGCTGTCGGGACGGATCGAGGCGGACGAGATCGAATGCGACCGGCCGCTGCTCGCGCTCGAAGTCGCGCGCGACGGCCGCGCCAATTGGGAGCTCAGGCCGGGCCGTGGCGCCGAGGCCGGCACCGGCGTCGCCGTCAAGACGGCATTCGCGGGCATCGCGGTCAGCGACGGCACGGTCACCTACGACAATGCCCGGCTGGGCAGCCGCCGCGAGATCGACCATCTCAGCGCCAGGGTGGCGCTGACCCGGCTCGACCGCCCCGCCGGCGTGAGCGGCGCCTTCGCGTTTCGCGGCCGCCGCCTGAACTACAGCCTGTCCGCCGCGACGACCCAGACGCTGCTGGCCGGCAAGGGCACCCGCGTCACGGTCGCCATCGCGTCGGATTTTCTCAACGCCGGGTTCTTCGGCGCAATCGGCAGCGACGGGCTGATCAGCGGAACCGGTTCGCTGCGCACGCCGTCCTTGAAGGACGTGGCGGCGTGGCTCGGCCGTCCCGCCTCGGCCGGAGCCGGTCTTGGTCCGCTCGATATCCGTGCCGCGGTCGCGGTGCACGATCGCAGCGCGTCGCTCACCAATATTGCGGCGAAGATCGACGGCATGACCGTCTCGGGCTATCTCGACGCCGATCTGCGCGCGCCCGTGCCGGCGGTGAACGGCGTGCTTTCGGTCGACCGGCTCGATCTCAACACCTATCTGCGCGGCGGACCGCCGGCTCCCGGGGCGCCGAAAGCCCCGGCCCCGATCAGGCCGCCGGGCGGCGGCTGGAGCAAGACCGCGATCAATCTCGACCTGCTCAAGCTGATGAACGGACGGTTGACGCTGAATGTCGGCCGGCTGGACGTGCTGCACCTCAAGCTCGGGAAAACCGTCATCGCCGCCACGCTCGCCGGCGGATCGATGACCGCGACGATGAGCCCGATGCAGCTCTATGGCGGCACCGGCGCGGCGACGCTGATCGTCGATGCCCGCGCGGCCGCACCGCTCGTCGCCAACAAGCTTGTTTTCAGCAACATCGCATTCGGGCCGTTCCTCGCCGACACGATCGGCGTCGACAAGATCGACGGCCGCGGCACGATCATGCTCGACGTCACGTCCAAGGGCGCCTCGCCGGACGCCATCATGCGCGGCCTGTCGGGCAAGGGCTCGGTCGTCATCGGGCATGGCAGCGTCCGCGGCGTCGACATGGGCATGGTCGCACGGACGGTCACCACGATCCTGAGCGCCGGGGCGACCGGGACGAGCGCCGCCACCGATTTCGACCGGTTCGGCGGCAGTTTCACGATCGCGAACGGCATTCTGACGAACAACGATCTCAAACTATCCAGTCCTTTCATCAACATGACGGGCGCCGGCCATCTCGACCTGGGCAACCAGACCATCGCCTATCGGATCGAGCCCAAGGCCTCGATCGGCGGCAAACTGAACCTCCTGGATGTCGGCGTGCCCTTCGCCATCACCGGGTCCTGGAGCCATCTGCGCTATGTGCCCGACCTCGCCGGCGCCGTGAGCGGCCTGATCGGCAGCGTGCTGGGCAAGGGCACCGCGC
- a CDS encoding recombinase family protein: protein MSTKRQIRCAIYTRKSTEEGLEQDFNSLDAQREACAAYITSQKTEGWTAVAGRYDDGGYSGGTLERPALQRLLKDIEHGAVDVVVVYKIDRLSRSLMDFAKLVEVFDRIGVTFVSVTQSFNTTTSMGRLTLNVLLSFAQFEREVTGERIRDKFAASKRKGIWMGGNPPLGYDVLDRKLVVKPAEAATVRFIFQRYLDLGCARLLCIDLKERGVLSKPRLSGTGAVRGSKPIERSAIYCILNNRAYIGETTHKGNSYPGEHEAIVPRGLFDQVHRRLAEQRPPVTAGTRAPQEAPLAGRLFDDTGTMMVPTYTVKGGSHRYRYYVSRPATKGETSKAAISHISAPPLESLVFGALRRVGLPSDEPWAAMHRMDVRANDIVIRLKRADALAAWRSDVPGAHSLTDRQILSDRQELLQPGETLIDDGEHLILSLPIRARFRGGAATMTDPAGKAAPRPDMTLIKALARAHQWRKMLLSGEATSMEDLARRFGMDRGHVGLTLNLAFLSPTLTRAIVRGEQPPGLRLNRLLRDGVPLSWREQELAFFPNTAVREKQGM from the coding sequence ATGAGCACCAAACGCCAGATCCGCTGCGCGATCTACACCCGCAAATCGACTGAGGAGGGTCTTGAGCAGGATTTCAACAGCCTCGATGCCCAGCGGGAGGCATGTGCTGCCTATATCACCAGCCAGAAGACCGAGGGCTGGACCGCGGTCGCCGGCCGATACGACGACGGCGGCTATTCGGGCGGAACGCTGGAGCGCCCTGCCCTGCAACGTCTCCTCAAGGATATCGAACACGGCGCCGTCGACGTCGTGGTCGTCTACAAGATCGACCGCCTCAGCCGCTCGCTGATGGACTTCGCCAAGCTGGTCGAGGTGTTCGACCGAATTGGCGTGACCTTCGTGTCGGTCACCCAGTCGTTTAATACGACAACCTCGATGGGGCGGTTGACGCTCAATGTGCTGTTGTCCTTCGCCCAATTCGAGCGCGAGGTTACTGGCGAGCGCATCCGCGACAAGTTTGCCGCCTCCAAGCGCAAGGGCATCTGGATGGGAGGCAACCCGCCTCTTGGATATGATGTCTTGGACCGCAAGTTGGTGGTGAAACCCGCCGAAGCAGCGACAGTCCGTTTCATCTTCCAGCGGTACCTGGACCTGGGCTGCGCGCGTCTTCTTTGCATCGATCTCAAAGAACGAGGTGTGCTGTCCAAGCCCAGGTTGTCAGGTACTGGCGCTGTGCGCGGTAGCAAGCCGATCGAACGCAGTGCCATCTATTGTATCCTCAACAACCGAGCCTACATCGGCGAGACTACCCACAAGGGTAACTCGTACCCTGGTGAGCACGAGGCCATCGTGCCCCGCGGCCTGTTTGACCAAGTCCATCGGAGGCTGGCGGAACAGCGGCCACCCGTGACTGCCGGCACGCGTGCGCCGCAGGAAGCCCCCCTTGCAGGTCGACTGTTTGACGACACGGGGACGATGATGGTTCCGACCTATACGGTCAAAGGAGGGAGCCATCGCTATCGATATTATGTGAGTAGGCCAGCCACGAAGGGTGAAACCTCCAAAGCCGCCATCTCCCACATCTCGGCTCCGCCACTTGAAAGTCTCGTGTTCGGAGCGTTGCGGCGAGTGGGCCTTCCATCGGACGAACCGTGGGCGGCTATGCACCGGATGGATGTTCGGGCCAACGATATCGTCATCCGCCTCAAGCGAGCCGACGCACTCGCAGCCTGGCGGTCAGATGTGCCTGGCGCCCATTCGCTGACCGATCGGCAAATTCTCAGCGACCGGCAGGAGCTTCTCCAACCCGGTGAGACGCTCATCGATGACGGCGAGCATCTCATCTTGTCCCTGCCGATCCGCGCGCGCTTCCGGGGCGGTGCCGCAACGATGACCGACCCAGCCGGCAAGGCGGCGCCGCGCCCCGACATGACGCTTATCAAGGCCCTCGCCCGAGCCCACCAGTGGCGCAAGATGCTTCTGAGCGGCGAAGCCACCTCGATGGAGGATCTGGCAAGGCGCTTCGGTATGGATCGCGGGCACGTCGGTCTCACTCTGAACCTTGCCTTCCTGAGCCCCACCCTGACTCGTGCCATCGTGCGCGGCGAGCAGCCCCCGGGTCTGCGGCTCAATCGTCTCCTTCGCGATGGGGTACCCCTCTCATGGCGAGAGCAGGAATTGGCATTTTTCCCGAACACGGCGGTGCGCGAAAAACAGGGGATGTAA
- a CDS encoding DUF2924 domain-containing protein → MAISARHRSKAVSHDSTRLLDARILALAELTISELHQAWKTQVTGDAPPIRSRAILCQLLAWKLQSDAAGSLDSATERALTKIAEALQRDGSYEPKIRSGFSPGVIFSREWKGIVHRVTVAVEGFDYRGKKYRSLSDIARTITGTRWSGPRFFGLEQREQRSSREVAQ, encoded by the coding sequence TTGGCCATCAGCGCAAGGCACCGATCAAAGGCCGTTTCCCACGACAGTACCCGCTTACTTGACGCCAGGATTCTGGCGCTCGCTGAGCTGACCATTTCTGAACTACACCAAGCTTGGAAGACCCAGGTCACAGGCGATGCGCCGCCAATCCGCTCTCGCGCCATTCTATGCCAGCTGCTCGCGTGGAAACTTCAGTCCGACGCAGCTGGCAGCTTGGATAGCGCCACCGAGCGCGCGTTGACGAAGATTGCAGAAGCCCTGCAGCGCGACGGCTCATACGAACCCAAGATACGAAGTGGTTTTTCGCCCGGCGTGATATTTTCTCGCGAGTGGAAGGGCATCGTTCATCGCGTGACGGTAGCCGTCGAAGGCTTTGATTATCGGGGTAAGAAGTACCGTAGCCTTTCGGACATAGCCCGCACCATAACCGGCACGCGCTGGTCTGGTCCCCGATTTTTCGGGTTGGAGCAAAGGGAGCAACGCTCCTCGCGAGAGGTTGCGCAATGA
- a CDS encoding ATP-binding domain-containing protein — protein sequence MIFPDSETPPGKLGADSPREIFCCRSELPTIARWIKSRLSDGTADELGADGIRAFEELLAKPFTLRVPLGHYLDDDDQVIAALTPQQFHILDSVGHLNRVAAGGGAGTGKTILAMEDAVRLAQRGLRTALICYSEPLAAYMRKKLSKVVPSVGVWSLGALCSALSQDAGYDCEATNDVERRIECLMKAVRAKPSLKFDAIVVDEAQDFRTHWWIAIEEAVKDHEASWLHAYFDTNQSVYGDLAKELAAFKIVPIHLTRNLRNTRNIHETASRFYRGIPITADGPEGLTVEWLEVSSGEIHSSAVAAARRLIKEKVVPGEIVVLTAEEESGAVIRNRTGFPEGVEVSTIRNFKGLERKVIILATSRELADEAELAYVALSRARTHLVVVGEKQILAWLKAH from the coding sequence GTGATCTTTCCGGACTCTGAAACCCCACCCGGCAAACTCGGCGCTGATAGTCCGCGCGAGATCTTCTGCTGCAGGAGTGAACTGCCTACAATCGCTCGCTGGATCAAGTCCCGGCTTTCAGATGGAACGGCAGATGAACTGGGAGCAGATGGCATACGCGCGTTTGAAGAGTTGCTTGCCAAGCCGTTTACGCTTCGCGTTCCGCTGGGGCATTATCTGGACGACGACGATCAGGTAATAGCGGCTCTTACACCACAACAATTTCATATTCTGGATTCCGTCGGCCACCTGAACCGCGTTGCCGCTGGTGGAGGAGCGGGCACCGGCAAGACCATTCTCGCCATGGAAGACGCGGTGCGCTTGGCGCAGCGCGGCCTGAGAACAGCCCTTATTTGTTATTCAGAACCGTTGGCAGCGTACATGCGGAAAAAGCTGTCGAAGGTCGTCCCGAGCGTCGGTGTATGGAGTCTGGGCGCACTGTGTTCTGCACTTTCACAAGATGCTGGATATGACTGCGAAGCAACAAACGACGTGGAAAGGCGCATTGAGTGTCTCATGAAAGCGGTTCGAGCAAAGCCGTCGCTGAAATTCGACGCGATAGTCGTCGATGAAGCGCAGGATTTCCGGACTCACTGGTGGATTGCTATAGAGGAAGCCGTCAAGGATCACGAGGCCTCGTGGCTACACGCGTATTTCGACACAAACCAGAGCGTATATGGTGATTTGGCTAAGGAGCTTGCCGCGTTCAAAATTGTTCCGATTCACCTGACACGCAATCTGCGTAACACTCGTAACATCCATGAGACAGCCTCACGCTTTTATAGGGGCATTCCAATCACGGCAGATGGCCCCGAAGGACTGACTGTCGAATGGCTTGAGGTAAGTAGTGGGGAGATTCATTCGTCGGCGGTGGCAGCCGCGAGACGTCTAATCAAAGAGAAAGTCGTTCCCGGAGAAATTGTGGTCCTTACTGCAGAGGAGGAATCCGGTGCAGTCATACGAAATCGTACTGGTTTTCCTGAAGGCGTGGAGGTGTCGACTATCAGGAATTTCAAAGGCCTTGAGCGGAAGGTAATTATTCTCGCAACATCGCGTGAGTTGGCTGATGAAGCGGAGCTCGCATATGTTGCGCTTTCGCGCGCTCGTACGCACCTTGTGGTCGTAGGCGAAAAGCAAATACTCGCTTGGCTGAAAGCACATTGA
- a CDS encoding IS5 family transposase (programmed frameshift), giving the protein MWKPEHRLSARRNGLRYSSDMTDEEWSLAAPLIPPAKRGGRKRTTDVREVLNAIFYVLWTGCQWQALPKDFPPKSTVHDYLELWNWDGTLERIHHALYVAVRESQGREASPTAAIIDSQSAKGALKGGLLLDPSGYDAGKKVKGRKRHILVDTLGLLLSVAVHSADIQDRDGAALVLDKRTRRSFPFIERIFADGGYNAKKTADAVAATGTWVIEIVKRSDAHRFVVMPKRWIVERTLAWISRNRRLARDFERYATTVAAFIRLAMIRIMLRRLAANPSK; this is encoded by the exons ATGTGGAAGCCGGAGCACCGGCTGTCGGCGAGACGCAATGGTCTTCGCTATTCCAGCGACATGACGGATGAGGAATGGTCACTTGCGGCGCCGTTGATACCCCCGGCCAAGCGCGGCGGGCGCAAGCGCACGACGGATGTGCGTGAAGTCTTGAACGCCATTTTCTATGTGCTTTGGACGGGCTGCCAATGGCAGGCGCTGCCGAAGGATTTTCCGCCCAAGAGCACGGTTCACGACTATCTCGAACTGTGGAACTGGGACGGGACGTTGGAGCGCATCCATCACGCGCTCTATGTGGCAGTGCGCGAGAGCCAAGGCCGCGAGGCCAGCCCCACCGCCGCCATCATCGACAGCCAGAGCGCCAAGGGAGCGCTCAAAGGGGGGCTCT TGCTCGATCCTTCAGGCTACGACGCGGGCAAGAAGGTCAAGGGCCGCAAGAGGCACATCCTCGTCGATACGCTCGGCCTGTTGCTGAGCGTCGCCGTCCACAGCGCCGACATCCAGGATCGCGACGGCGCAGCGCTGGTCCTCGACAAGCGGACGCGGCGATCGTTTCCCTTCATCGAACGTATCTTCGCCGACGGCGGTTACAACGCCAAAAAGACCGCCGATGCCGTCGCCGCCACCGGAACCTGGGTCATCGAGATCGTCAAGCGCAGCGATGCCCACCGCTTCGTGGTCATGCCAAAACGCTGGATCGTCGAACGCACCCTGGCCTGGATCAGCCGCAACCGACGCCTGGCGCGCGACTTCGAGCGCTACGCCACAACCGTCGCGGCCTTCATCCGCCTCGCCATGATCCGCATCATGCTCAGGCGACTTGCCGCAAATCCCTCAAAATGA
- a CDS encoding nuclease-related domain-containing protein: MAGPRMWPAILPRQIRESSLRASEVKVYDLLANTLGSGWVVFYSRPWLGMTPSGEEKDGECDFVVMHPAWGYLTLEVKGGGISYDPVKDQWRTIDRHNIRHNIKNPVRQAVASKHELLKQVKTLRADPERTESF, from the coding sequence ATGGCCGGACCGCGCATGTGGCCAGCGATCCTGCCACGTCAGATACGCGAGAGTTCACTGCGCGCTTCTGAGGTGAAGGTATACGATCTGCTGGCAAATACACTCGGCAGTGGATGGGTAGTGTTTTACAGCCGCCCCTGGCTTGGCATGACCCCTTCGGGCGAAGAGAAAGATGGAGAGTGTGATTTCGTCGTGATGCATCCAGCCTGGGGCTATCTGACATTGGAGGTTAAGGGCGGAGGAATTTCGTATGACCCCGTGAAAGACCAATGGAGAACAATTGATCGTCACAATATTCGGCACAACATCAAAAACCCCGTCAGACAGGCAGTTGCGTCCAAGCATGAACTGCTTAAACAGGTGAAAACTCTCAGAGCCGATCCGGAAAGAACTGAATCATTTTGA
- the drmB gene encoding DrmB family protein, whose translation MTSNEIGPLRRSAAATTFGPGAVVDFRAGEATISAIVAGLEEWDRNFPPGGMLHPQAIREERLQKKLNVRGFRLPPVRDPAKESDNERALVAVRFPLWLQCPQCDRIGQEDRWNDEPGRAGRICQSCTNKAPSRQNVFAIPVRFVMACEAGHLDEFPWHMWVGHREGCTNREGLLKLQSEQPGLAGLILSCPKCNARRSMDGIFSKDTWKRFSNCRGRRPWLATGPELCPHKPRTVQRGASNLYFPLIESALSIPPWSDRLQEALGVHWNTIISVEPEDRAQYIRMVAKADLAAVLQELNLSPEDLAGEIDRRLRAQDAIDTDNLRLEEYRQFTGGVPVQGLDREFEIRPQPVPAALQKWFSRLLKVTRLREVRALIGFTRIQPPGDSSDTNIAPLSINEELGWLPAIEVRGEGIFLEFAAAELASWEAGSNMAARAAEIQARWSKEWKERHGADSVSPREITPRFLLVHTFAHALMRQLTLECGYSSTALRERLYVESGDTAMAGVLIYTATTDDDGTLGGLQREGDPVRIERTVRSALKAQTWCSSDPLCIENVLSGDDGLSLAACHSCVLSPETSCEEFNRFLDRATLVGTPADPDSGFFKGLLPGAA comes from the coding sequence ATGACGTCCAACGAAATCGGACCGTTGCGAAGAAGCGCAGCCGCTACGACCTTTGGTCCTGGTGCTGTCGTAGATTTTCGGGCTGGTGAAGCAACAATTTCAGCTATTGTCGCAGGCCTTGAAGAATGGGACCGTAATTTTCCTCCTGGGGGGATGCTGCATCCGCAGGCCATCAGGGAGGAGCGGCTTCAGAAAAAGCTGAACGTCAGGGGCTTTCGCCTTCCTCCGGTAAGAGACCCTGCGAAGGAGTCCGACAACGAACGCGCGCTCGTCGCCGTGCGTTTCCCCCTATGGCTGCAATGCCCCCAATGTGACCGGATCGGGCAAGAAGATCGCTGGAACGATGAACCGGGACGTGCTGGCCGTATCTGCCAGAGCTGCACAAACAAGGCGCCGTCACGTCAGAACGTTTTTGCTATCCCGGTGCGTTTCGTCATGGCCTGTGAGGCTGGTCACCTTGATGAGTTTCCCTGGCACATGTGGGTTGGGCACCGCGAAGGATGTACCAATCGCGAAGGCCTCTTGAAATTGCAATCGGAGCAGCCCGGCCTCGCAGGTCTCATTCTCAGCTGTCCGAAATGCAATGCCCGACGTTCGATGGACGGCATTTTTTCCAAGGATACATGGAAGCGCTTCTCCAATTGTAGGGGGCGCCGCCCCTGGCTGGCCACCGGTCCTGAACTCTGTCCGCATAAGCCCCGGACCGTACAGCGCGGAGCATCCAATCTCTATTTCCCGTTAATTGAATCAGCACTGAGCATTCCGCCATGGTCGGACCGGTTGCAGGAAGCGCTGGGAGTCCACTGGAATACGATCATCAGCGTTGAGCCGGAGGACCGTGCACAATATATCCGGATGGTTGCAAAGGCTGATTTGGCTGCAGTCCTTCAGGAACTGAATCTTTCTCCGGAAGATCTGGCAGGCGAGATCGACAGGCGGCTGCGTGCACAGGATGCAATTGATACAGATAATCTCCGCCTGGAGGAGTATCGGCAATTTACTGGCGGCGTTCCGGTGCAGGGCCTGGATCGCGAATTTGAAATTCGACCTCAGCCCGTGCCAGCTGCCCTGCAGAAATGGTTTTCCAGGCTGTTAAAAGTTACTCGCCTGCGCGAAGTGAGGGCGCTGATAGGGTTTACAAGGATTCAGCCTCCGGGGGATTCATCGGACACCAATATAGCTCCGCTATCCATAAATGAGGAACTGGGCTGGCTCCCTGCGATAGAAGTACGTGGCGAGGGTATTTTTCTGGAATTCGCGGCCGCCGAACTTGCGTCGTGGGAAGCGGGCTCAAATATGGCTGCGCGGGCCGCCGAAATTCAGGCTCGCTGGTCTAAGGAATGGAAGGAGCGTCATGGAGCGGATTCAGTGTCGCCGCGGGAGATCACACCGCGCTTTCTGCTCGTACATACATTTGCCCATGCATTGATGCGTCAGTTGACCCTTGAATGTGGTTATTCATCAACAGCGTTGCGGGAGCGCCTCTACGTCGAAAGTGGTGACACCGCGATGGCGGGAGTACTTATCTACACAGCGACCACTGATGACGATGGCACGCTTGGTGGGCTTCAACGTGAGGGCGACCCAGTTCGTATTGAACGCACCGTAAGATCGGCTCTGAAAGCGCAGACGTGGTGTTCGTCTGATCCCCTCTGTATCGAAAATGTACTCAGCGGAGATGATGGACTTTCTCTTGCTGCCTGCCACTCGTGTGTACTTTCTCCGGAGACCTCCTGCGAGGAGTTCAACAGATTTCTCGACCGGGCAACGCTGGTGGGGACGCCAGCTGATCCCGACTCTGGCTTTTTCAAGGGCTTGCTTCCGGGAGCTGCATGA